A DNA window from Anastrepha ludens isolate Willacy chromosome 6, idAnaLude1.1, whole genome shotgun sequence contains the following coding sequences:
- the LOC128866658 gene encoding odorant receptor 43a: MPTRIEDNPLLSINVKLWKFLSVLIARNSRRCIAFVAPVCLMNAMQFVYLYQQWGDVATFILNTFFAVSIFNALLRTCLVIKNRDKFEALMRELVILYDDIQATGDEYAKTVLAAATKTARKISIFNLTASFMDLIMAVAYPLFQEKRIHPFGVALPFFDVTRSPLYEIFYFSQLSCPFSLTSMYMPYVSLFASFAMFGKAALKILQRNLRNLCENMQHKSEPELFESLRTHVAYHARIARYIEAFNELVTYIVLVEFLLFSCVICSLLFCINITNSNAEKVSIVMYIGTMLYVLFTYYWQANGILEMSLLVSDAAYEMQWYNCSQRFKRTLLIFIGRTQRPLQIRVGQMYPMTMEVFQSLLNTSYSYFTLLHNLYSD, translated from the exons ATGCCCACTCGCATTGAGGACAATCCACTGCTGTCGATAAACGTGAAGTTGTGGAAATTTCTCTCTGTGCTCATTGCGCGCAATTCGCGTCGTTGTATCGCTTTTGTGGCGCCAGTATGCCTGATGAACGCAAtgcaatttgtttatttgtatcaACAATGGGGTGATGTGGCCACTTTCATATTGAATACCTTCTTTGCGGTGTCCATCTTCAATGCTTTGTTGCGAACGTGCCTTGTCATCAAGAATCGAGATAAATTTGAAGCACTTATGCGAGAATTGGTAATACTATATGACGATATACAA gcCACTGGAGATGAATATGCAAAAACTGTATTGGCAGCAGCCACTAAGACGGCAAGAAAAATATCCATTTTCAATTTAACAGCTTCATTTATGGACCTGATTATGGCGGTGGCATATCCCTTATTTCAGGAGAAGAGAA TTCATCCGTTCGGCGTTGCATTACCCTTCTTTGATGTTACACGCTCTCCGCTTTATGAAATTTTCTACTTTAGTCAACTGTCTTGTCCCTTCAGTCTAACCTCCATGTATATGCCTTATGTGAGTCTATTCGCCTCCTTCGCAATGTTCGGCAAAGCAGCACTAAAGATATTGCAAAGAAATCTCAGAAATCTATGCGAGAATATGCAGCACAAAAGCGAGCCGGAACTTTTCGAATCACTCCGTACGCATGTAGCCTACCATGCCAGGATTGCGAG ATATATAGAGGCGTTTAATGAATTGGTTACCTATATAGTACTGGTCGAGTTTTTACTCTTTAGCTGCGTTATTTGCTCGCTGCTCTTCTGCATAAATATT ACCAACTCAAATGCCGAAAAAGTTTCTATTGTCATGTATATTGGCACAATGTTGTATGTGCTTTTTACCTATTACTGGCAAGCGAATGGTATTTTGgaaatg AGCCTCCTCGTATCCGATGCCGCTTATGAAATGCAGTGGTACAACTGCAGTCAACGTTTCAAGCGAACTTTACTCATCTTCATTGGACGCACTCAAAGGCCATTACAg attcGAGTCGGTCAAATGTATCCAATGACTATGGAAGTATTTCAATCCCTGCTCAACACATCCTATTCATATTTTACACTTTTGCATAACCTCTATAGCGATTAA
- the LOC128868197 gene encoding uncharacterized protein LOC128868197 codes for MEIEPEIQASTSRRLVTPWEISPPPKLRDPPPNRKGRKTKATVLTTSPYKCNLLQSIESININPSPKPSNKKNISTKSFVDSHSSDSEEEFPDVPPTKESSCNYCGKIYGQDIIMKPWTSCLQCEQIWAHEKCIPNRSAIFLCDSCK; via the exons ATGGAAATTGAGCCTGAAATTC aagCAAGCACAAGCCGAAGACTCGTTACTCCCTGGGAAATATCTCCACCACCAAAGCTACGAGATCCACCACCTAATCGGAAAGGCCGGAAAACAAAGGCAACTGTTTTAACAACTTCGCcttataagtgtaatttgttaCAGAGCATTGAAAGCATTAACATTAATCCATCCCCAAAaccctctaataaaaaaaatatttctaccaaatcgtttgttgactcgcattcaagtgacagtgaagaggagtttccagatgttccaccaacaaaagaatcgtcttgcaactactgtggcaaaatttatgggcaggatataataatgaagccttggacctcttgtctgcaatgcgaacaaatttgggcccacgaaaagtgtattcccaatcgaagtgctatttttctttgcgattcttgtaagtaa